The Amphiura filiformis chromosome 12, Afil_fr2py, whole genome shotgun sequence genome includes a region encoding these proteins:
- the LOC140166701 gene encoding uncharacterized protein, whose product MNLFNHVRQSYGQNTVKHLRDLENCEKKIQRHRNHLVYSLRCRDQKLTPPSLKLRCPVNTNKAKDIIKRAEKGLIRERIRVVNNKIKNLKTQKDQLKDDVNNEIPAESELGQKIERHLATVSETTYQDTKRRHLRKLEILTNKAAAKSKKSHDSAIDLSGSQLKKWVVNLSKYKLNAAQTSVLTKGLNYAISPSKIPAEEFVLATELACKHLPLADGIQLRAKIASTLKSSKVPEQNVTKEERKAIKDLKKAEDIIILPADKGKSTVLLDKVEYEEKVNTMLGDKKTYEELPADPTAKYKRKLVSALSKLKKEDYTATIGYSTSRWLADILGGLVGNTQHHVKNSKQLAEDLAKVVIEEEDILNSHDVVSLFTNTPIDQVLEIVKNRLEKESLLREYNRDTGFKITSEDVVHLLEFILTTTYFTFKGKIYRQLFGTAMGSPVSPIAANIFMEALAPICRRHS is encoded by the exons atgaatttattcaaccaTGTTCGACAATCTTATGGACAAAACACAGTGAAACATCTTCGTGATTTAGAAAATTGTGAGAAAAAGATACAGCGTCATAGAAACCATCTTGTCTATAGCCTCCGTTGCCGTGATCAAAAGCTAACCCCACCCAGTTTAAAACTACGGTGCCCAGTGAATACCAACAAAGCAAAGGACATCATCAAGCGTGCGGAAAAAGGTCTCATCAGAGAGAGAATCCGAGTGGTAAATAATAAAATCAAGAACTTAAAAACCCAAAAAGATCAGCTAAAAGACGATGTAAACAACGAGATTCCCGCGGAATCTGAGCTAGGACAAAAGATCGAGCGTCACTTAGCGACTGTTAGCGAGACTACGTATCAAGATACTAAACGCCGTCACCTGCGGAAGTTAGAGATATTGACGAATAAAGCCGCCGCCAAGAGCAAAAAGTCCCATGATTCTGCGATTGATCTGTCAGGTTCTCAGCTCAAAAAATGGGTTGTAAATCTATCAAAATACAAACTGAATGCGGCTCAAACCAGCGTGCTGACAAAGGGCCTTAATTATGCTATTTCACCGTCTAAGATACCCGCGGAGGAATTTGTGTTGGCGACTGAATTAGCCTGTAAACACCTACCGCTGGCCGATGGAATTCAACTTCGTGCAAAAATAGCGAGCACTTTAAAATCATCAAAAGTGCCGGAGCAGAATGTCaccaaagaagaaagaaaagccATCAAAGACCTTAAGAAAGCGGAGGATATAATTATTTTGCCAGCAGACAAAGGAAAATCTACGGTATTGTTGGACAAAGTTGAGTATGAAGAAAAAGTGAATACCATGCTTGGAGACAAGAAGACATACGAGGAACTACCAGCTGATCCGACGGCGAAGTACAAACGAAAACTGGTTTCTGCGTTGTCTAAATTAAAGAAGGAAG ACTACACGGCGACGATTGGTTACAGCACATCTAGATGGCTGGCGGATATACTAGGTGGTTTAGTCGGCAATACCCAACATCATGTGAAAAATTCCAAGCAGTTAGCTGAAGATCTGGCTAAAGTGGTCATCGAGGAAGAAGATATTCTTAATTCACATGATGTGGTTAGTTTATTTACCAACACGCCAATTGACCAAGTGTTAGAGATTGTGAAAAATAGACTTGAGAAGGAAAGCTTGCTTAGAGAGTACAACAGAGATACAGGGTTCAAAATAACAAGTGAGGATGTCGTGCATCTATTGGAGTTCATATTGACCACCACCTACTTTACTTTCAAAGGCAAAATATATCGTCAGCTCTTCGGTACGGCGATGGGCAGTCCCGTAAGCCCGATAGCGGCCAACATTTTTATGGAAGCCTTGGCTCCGATATGTCGACgacattcttga